A region from the Nematostella vectensis chromosome 13, jaNemVect1.1, whole genome shotgun sequence genome encodes:
- the LOC5518057 gene encoding probable sodium/metabolite cotransporter BASS4, chloroplastic, translating to MADETLHMKIVDDNPSVVDETGFITPEKPPLRKRIGAFLFKNYLPLALITLVFFGILVPVPGVAFSKISFHYVCIVGLFLHSGIKLRTGEIKESLRAWKSLILNFIIIMLLTPIIAAKLTSLLPFDNDDSDWTSSSRNSTNGSRLVNRTGEITRSAVLGPETFRAGIQLYFIVPCTISAGVVLVAQAGGNSTLALMTTIICNIMAVFIVPPMMKWLMSVQGVQIDVLNLLLKLVLTVLLPLLVGKGCRYIPKVKLFVKRFSDTLKLMSITLLVMIPWIKVSVSSQGGAFTTIPVTGMFAVLAWGLLLHLFFMVMNLALCRVLKIEAPATKCVVVLASQKSLTVAVTVMSLLPISGPRQGLMALPMILIHLGILVLDAVIVTLWHNWDVRKAKREEVILADKDCSEQRHSGSSIDDLSTVRNETFDMKLINSSHKENAGDHQELLVRD from the exons atggcggacgagaCTCTTCACATGAAAATTGTTGATGATAATCCTTCCGTTGTTGATGAAACGGGGTTCATAACCCCGGAAAAACCACCACTTCGGAAACGAATTGgggcatttctttttaagaACTACCTCCCGCTGGCTTTAATAACTCTGGTATTTTTCGGGATTTTAGTCCCCGTACCAGGGGTTGCCTTTAGCAAGATAAGCTTTCATTACGTGTGCATTGTTGGGTTGTTTTTACATAGCGGCATCAAGCTTCGCACTGGTGAAATCAAGGAGTCGTTACGAGCATGGAAATCACTGATTCTAAACTTTATAATCATCATGCTTTTAACCCCAATTATTGCGGCAAAGCTAACAAGTTTATTACCGTTTGATAACGATGATAGCGACTGGACGAGTAGCAGTAGGAATTCCACAAATGGCTCACGACTTGTTAATAGAACTGGGGAGATAACAAGGAGTGCTGTGCTCGGCCCAGAGACATTCAGGGCTGGTATACAACTGTATTTTATCGTGCCTTGTACGATATCTGCTGGAGTGGTATTG GTTGCCCAAGCTGGAGGAAACTCCACCCTAGCCCTCATGACCACCATCATCTGTAATATCATGGCGGTGTTTATTGTTCCCCCAATGATGAAGTGGTTGATGTCTGTACAAGGAGTTCAAATTGATGTTCTTAATCTCTTACTCAAATTGGTTCTAACTGTACTTCTTCCACTACTG GTTGGTAAAGGATGTCGGTATATCCCCAAGGTGAAACTCTTTGTCAAAAGGTTCAGCGACACCCTTAAACTCATGAGCATCACTCTTTTAGTCATGATTCCCTGGATAAAGGTCAGCGTCTCAAGTCAGGGAGGTGCATTCACCACTATCCCGGTGACTGGCATGTTCGCTGTTCTAGCCTGGGGTCTATTACTTCATCTTTTCTTCATGGTCATGAACCTAGCCTTGTGTAGAGTACTTAAGATTGAAGCACCTGCCACCAAATGTGTTGTGGTACTTGCAAGTCAGAAGTCTTTGACTGTCGCTGTGACTGTTATGTCGCTGCTGCCGATATCTGGTCCACGGCAGGGCTTAATGGCATTACCCATGATTCTTATCCACCTTGGTATCTTGGTATTGGATGCAGTGATAGTCACCTTATGGCACAATTGGGACGTTAGGAAAGCTAAACGTGAAGAGGTGATATTAGCAGACAAagactgcagtgaacaaagacATTCTGGATCTAGCATTGATGATCTTTCAACTGTAAGAAACGAAACATTTGATATGAAATTGATAAATAGCTCTCATAAGGAGAATGCAGGTGACCATCAAGAACTGCTAGTTAGAGATTAA
- the LOC5518001 gene encoding BTB/POZ domain-containing protein 6-B, with protein sequence MVQWQTNLKTLKERGAHMYNNRTFSDVEFSVMNADGEKVSIPAHKYVLATSSPVFEAMFFGKLAETGFTIALPDCSAEGMLEMLRFIYTEEIRFTINIAVEVLYLAKKYILPCLEERCHEYFNEEMGPDDVLAVLPHAVRQADQELQMICWNLVEDRSQEVLDSDAFLGISHELVKETLDGELFAVTELSVFLALNRWAEHQAKKQGKSSDGKTKRSLLGDEVIKTICFPAMTVQEFVGEVLPTGILKKSEIVELFTYFNLPEKSSIECKSSARSGKQIEPNIVCKRFPSPYLLSIGQGKKSDAISFTVSKPVYLYAVRLMGSTGYSYMVKLSVCCKETVCSQVAEKTYQAVSIEGISHRFDVKLDKPLFIKPGVHYTIKAESNAPSYPMSHSQYGMASVQCGNVTVNFFDHPNDNSAGTTVQQGQFSDLLLYQKLTGA encoded by the coding sequence ATGGTCCAGTGGCAAACAAACCTCAAAACCCTCAAGGAGCGCGGTGCCCACATGTACAACAATCGCACGTTTAGCGATGTGGAGTTTTCCGTGATGAACGCTGACGGCGAAAAAGTCTCCATTCCCGCTCACAAGTACGTACTTGCTACCTCAAGCCCTGTGTTCGAAGCCATGTTCTTCGGCAAGCTGGCGGAGACTGGCTTTACCATCGCTTTGCCTGACTGCAGTGCTGAAGGGATGTTGGAAATGTTGCGTTTTATTTACACCGAGGAAATTCGCTTTACGATAAACATTGCAGTGGAAGTGCTTTACCTCGCCAAGAAATACATCCTTCCTTGTTTAGAGGAAAGGTGTCATGAATATTTCAATGAAGAAATGGGACCCGATGACGTGCTTGCTGTTCTTCCCCATGCAGTGAGACAGGCGGATCAGGAATTGCAAATGATTTGCTGGAATCTTGTTGAGGATCGATCACAGGAGGTTCTGGATTCGGATGCCTTCTTGGGAATCTCGCACGAGTTAGTGAAGGAAACGCTAGATGGGGAGCTGTTTGCAGTGACCGAATTGTCTGTGTTCCTGGCACTGAATCGCTGGGCAGAACATCAAGCCAAAAAACAAGGCAAGAGCTCtgatggaaaaacaaaacgatCTCTTTTAGGAGATGAGGTGATCAAGACCATTTGTTTCCCTGCAATGACTGTGCAAGAATTTGTTGGTGAGGTGCTCCCTACAGGCATTCTTAAGAAATCAGAAATCGTCGAGTTGTTCACCTATTTCAATCTACCAGAAAAATCCTCAATTGAATGCAAATCTTCTGCAAGGTCAGGAAAGCAGATAGAACCAAATATTGTGTGCAAGCGCTTTCCTAGTCCCTATCTTTTAAGTATTGGCCAAGGGAAAAAATCTGATGCCATATCATTCACTGTTAGTAAGCCTGTGTACCTCTATGCTGTGAGGCTAATGGGCTCTACTGGATATAGTTATATGGTAAAGCTGTCAGTCTGCTGTAAAGAGACTGTTTGCAGTCAAGTGGCAGAGAAGACTTATCAAGCCGTATCAATAGAAGGCATTTCCCATAGATTTGATGTGAAACTGGATAAGCCTCTGTTCATAAAGCCAGGTGTTCACTACACCATCAAAGCTGAAAGCAATGCCCCAAGTTACCCAATGTCCCACAGTCAATACGGGATGGCAAGTGTCCAGTGTGGGAATGTAACTGTCAATTTCTTTGATCACCCCAATGACAACAGTGCCGGCACCACTGTACAGCAAGGTCAATTCTCAGATTTGCTCTTATATCAGAAACttacaggggcgtag